From Anaerohalosphaeraceae bacterium, one genomic window encodes:
- a CDS encoding FAD:protein FMN transferase, with translation MKPFHFCHRAMATEFELFVEHPDSVYAANAARAAFDELDRLESLLSRFLPNSDISRINSAQKGQSVIVSPETMECLQIAWRLYRETGGLFDCTVGGLVDLWKRTTPSEAEIRNRLSSVGMHRLEIRPEEMSVRVHSDGIRLDLGGIGKGFAVRKMADVLAEWRIQKILIHGGTSTILAMDAPSDQAGWPVRLTNPITQKEIRTLLMRNESLSCSGLRRGTDMIRPNTGQAIQDKSAVWVKGGDPAVCDGVSTAVMVMTKEEIEQFSRENPSLGILILLRERPTEKPLQFGPW, from the coding sequence ATGAAGCCGTTTCATTTCTGTCATCGTGCGATGGCGACGGAATTTGAACTGTTTGTCGAGCATCCGGATTCTGTCTATGCCGCAAATGCCGCTCGTGCGGCCTTCGACGAATTAGACCGTTTGGAATCGCTTTTAAGCCGGTTTCTCCCCAACAGCGACATCTCCCGTATTAATTCCGCACAAAAAGGACAATCGGTGATTGTTTCTCCGGAAACAATGGAATGCCTTCAAATTGCATGGCGTCTTTACAGGGAAACCGGTGGGCTTTTTGACTGTACAGTGGGTGGATTGGTTGATTTATGGAAACGAACGACGCCTTCGGAAGCTGAGATTCGGAACCGACTGTCTTCGGTTGGGATGCATCGATTGGAAATCCGTCCGGAGGAGATGTCCGTCCGAGTGCATTCGGATGGAATCCGGCTGGATTTAGGGGGAATAGGGAAAGGATTTGCCGTTCGGAAAATGGCCGATGTGCTGGCCGAATGGCGGATTCAAAAAATCCTGATTCACGGCGGGACCAGTACCATCCTGGCAATGGATGCACCGTCGGACCAGGCAGGTTGGCCTGTCCGCCTGACCAATCCAATTACGCAAAAGGAAATTCGGACGCTTCTGATGAGAAATGAATCGCTCAGCTGTTCTGGTCTTCGGAGGGGAACCGACATGATTCGTCCGAATACTGGTCAGGCAATTCAGGATAAATCGGCAGTCTGGGTAAAGGGGGGCGACCCAGCCGTTTGTGATGGGGTTTCAACGGCCGTTATGGTGATGACAAAGGAGGAAATAGAGCAGTTCAGTCGAGAAAATCCTTCCCTGGGCATTCTGATTCTTCTGAGAGAAAGACCGACCGAAAAGCCTCTCCAATTCGGTCCCTGGTAA
- a CDS encoding TIGR03663 family protein, with the protein MKRSFYLGCALLAAAAAVRFPFLSIRPMHTDEAVHAVKLGHLLETGLYKYEPLEYHGPTLYYFTWLGARLAGIRSLEGLSENLLRGITALAGLGVVLTPWLTAPYIGKRAAFFASVLLAFSPAFVYYSGYFIHEIWLVLFLGFFLGGLCRYWEKPRLGWAVWTGLSAGLMFATKETAVLSFVSAALAFLFLWGRSLGHERSIRLLDAAVGSGVFLLVWLLFFSGFGTHWQGLFDSLRSLWLYPSHAAVKTAHFHPWWYYLDLLTWTEFFEPVVWNEDGIVALALLGSLIVLRNQRKSSVFSGASFLVLFTLILTICYSVIPYKTPWNVLPLLYGMVLPAGLAADRFLRWARGRKEHLIGLTLLLLFGLVSPLAQSLLLMTRYTTSPSNPYVYGHTSSDIFSMFQKVQQIAKDSGQGRRLYIQVFAENDDYWPWPWYLRSFPSVGYFSEVDPSISAAALILADARLEPEILKYLYETPPPGQRPLYLPLFDAPVYLRPSLEWRGYIRKDLLDLMQAGESAPETKRAR; encoded by the coding sequence ATGAAGCGTTCTTTTTACCTCGGCTGTGCGCTTTTGGCGGCCGCCGCTGCGGTCCGTTTTCCGTTTTTATCCATCCGCCCGATGCACACGGATGAGGCAGTTCACGCCGTCAAACTCGGGCATCTTCTGGAAACCGGGCTGTATAAATACGAACCGCTCGAGTATCACGGGCCGACGCTGTATTATTTCACGTGGCTGGGGGCACGACTGGCGGGCATCCGTTCACTGGAAGGATTGTCGGAAAATCTTTTGAGGGGCATTACCGCTCTGGCCGGATTAGGGGTGGTCCTGACACCCTGGCTGACGGCTCCATACATCGGAAAGAGGGCGGCCTTCTTTGCTTCTGTTCTGTTGGCATTCTCGCCTGCTTTTGTCTATTACAGCGGGTATTTCATTCACGAAATCTGGCTGGTTTTGTTTCTAGGCTTTTTTTTAGGGGGACTTTGCCGTTATTGGGAAAAGCCCCGTCTCGGCTGGGCGGTCTGGACGGGGCTGTCGGCGGGCCTGATGTTTGCTACAAAAGAAACAGCTGTTCTTTCTTTTGTGTCGGCGGCACTGGCTTTTCTTTTTCTTTGGGGACGGTCATTGGGGCATGAACGGTCTATTCGTCTCCTTGATGCCGCGGTTGGTTCGGGGGTGTTCCTGCTTGTGTGGCTTCTGTTTTTTTCCGGCTTTGGGACTCATTGGCAGGGGCTTTTCGATTCGCTGCGGAGTCTTTGGTTATATCCTTCTCATGCTGCCGTTAAGACGGCCCATTTTCATCCATGGTGGTATTATCTGGACTTGCTGACATGGACGGAGTTTTTTGAGCCGGTTGTTTGGAACGAAGACGGCATTGTTGCTCTGGCCCTTCTGGGAAGTCTGATTGTCTTGAGAAACCAGCGAAAGAGTTCGGTTTTTTCAGGGGCTTCTTTTCTGGTTCTTTTTACGCTGATTTTAACGATTTGCTATTCGGTGATTCCCTATAAAACGCCCTGGAATGTCTTGCCGTTGCTGTATGGGATGGTTCTGCCGGCCGGCTTGGCGGCCGATCGTTTTCTCCGTTGGGCACGCGGCCGCAAAGAACACCTGATTGGGTTAACACTTCTGCTGCTTTTCGGCCTTGTTAGTCCGCTGGCTCAAAGTCTCCTTTTGATGACCAGATATACGACAAGCCCTTCGAATCCTTATGTTTACGGACATACAAGCTCCGACATTTTTTCTATGTTTCAAAAGGTGCAGCAGATTGCGAAAGATTCCGGACAAGGGCGGCGGCTTTATATTCAGGTTTTTGCAGAAAACGATGATTACTGGCCGTGGCCGTGGTATCTTCGCTCGTTTCCTTCCGTTGGTTATTTCAGCGAGGTGGACCCCTCGATATCGGCCGCTGCCCTGATTTTGGCCGATGCTCGGCTGGAACCGGAGATTTTGAAGTATTTGTATGAAACCCCTCCGCCCGGTCAGAGGCCTTTATATCTGCCGCTTTTTGATGCGCCGGTCTATTTACGGCCGTCTCTCGAATGGAGAGGGTACATCCGGAAAGATTTGCTGGATTTGATGCAGGCGGGCGAATCCGCCCCTGAAACGAAGAGGGCTCGATGA
- a CDS encoding cytochrome c3 family protein, which yields MNSDKQIILIVLAAAAVGTAFAAEQGGRLGDGNDANRSPYVHWIDLLDEKGVKIRPQDNPARPFSTRMTCGQCHDYETIASGRHFPGPQPQDAPGRPGQPWVLRDVRTRTQVPISPRGWKGAFPPEQVGLSGWDYLNEFGTHLPGGGYGELPADPQNPRLVTRQEISGKYEINCLACHNRDNRQDLNTAALQAARQNYRWIAAASSGLAVVNGTASALSDFFDPEYDEGITTHYQEGIFNKEGQVFFDISRNCPPERCYFCHSNQNLKLGESDIWREDEDVHLKSGLSCTDCHRNGRDHKINRGYEMSDPRLASLTCEGCHLGTSAVEPDAGRLGAPKPLHRGIPTIHFEKLACTACHTSLWPGQEIAQWRTARMHKIGLHGKHSMDLRLPKVYGPVFLKGHDGKIGPHRLFWPAYWGLLEGESVLPLPPAEVLKAAGSILAADAERVNDWRVLTEEQIAEVLRRLAPSDSAKQPVYICGGRLYRLDADALVSTDHPAAEPYAWPIAHDVRPAKQALGALGCADCHTTDSPFFFTPVPADSPIAGMERFVPMVQLQGLSRLYVWAFNFSFVFRPWMKAICLGACGLVGLVLLAYAIKTAAVLSEKAVEEPK from the coding sequence GACTTGCTGGACGAAAAGGGGGTCAAGATACGTCCTCAGGACAATCCCGCCCGTCCTTTTTCGACTCGGATGACCTGCGGCCAGTGTCATGACTATGAAACCATAGCTTCCGGCCGGCATTTTCCCGGACCGCAGCCCCAAGACGCACCGGGCCGTCCCGGTCAGCCCTGGGTTCTGCGGGATGTCCGCACCCGCACTCAGGTTCCCATTTCCCCGCGCGGCTGGAAGGGGGCCTTTCCTCCGGAGCAGGTTGGGCTGAGCGGGTGGGATTATCTGAATGAGTTCGGCACCCATCTGCCCGGCGGCGGATACGGCGAGCTTCCGGCGGACCCCCAAAATCCTCGACTGGTTACCCGCCAGGAAATCAGCGGAAAATATGAAATCAACTGTCTGGCCTGCCACAACCGGGACAATCGGCAGGATTTGAATACGGCGGCCCTGCAGGCGGCTCGCCAGAATTACCGCTGGATTGCCGCCGCCTCCAGCGGGCTGGCTGTCGTCAACGGAACCGCCTCCGCGCTGTCTGATTTCTTTGACCCGGAGTATGACGAGGGAATCACGACTCATTACCAGGAAGGAATCTTTAACAAAGAAGGACAGGTCTTTTTCGATATCAGCCGAAACTGTCCGCCTGAACGGTGTTATTTCTGTCATTCCAATCAGAATCTCAAACTCGGAGAATCTGATATCTGGAGGGAGGATGAGGATGTTCATCTCAAATCCGGGCTGAGCTGTACGGACTGTCACCGGAACGGACGGGATCACAAAATTAACCGCGGGTACGAAATGAGTGACCCCCGTTTGGCTTCGCTCACCTGTGAGGGCTGTCATCTGGGCACATCAGCCGTCGAGCCGGATGCAGGCCGGCTGGGGGCTCCCAAACCGCTTCATCGCGGGATTCCCACCATTCATTTTGAAAAACTCGCCTGTACGGCCTGTCATACGAGTCTTTGGCCTGGGCAGGAGATTGCTCAGTGGCGGACAGCCCGTATGCATAAAATCGGGCTGCACGGCAAGCATTCGATGGACCTGCGGCTGCCGAAAGTGTACGGCCCTGTCTTTCTGAAAGGGCACGACGGCAAAATTGGTCCGCACCGGCTGTTTTGGCCTGCCTATTGGGGATTGCTCGAAGGAGAAAGTGTCTTGCCTCTGCCGCCAGCTGAGGTGCTCAAAGCGGCTGGTTCGATTCTTGCCGCCGATGCTGAGAGGGTCAATGACTGGCGAGTCCTCACAGAGGAACAAATTGCCGAGGTGCTTCGTCGGCTGGCGCCGTCCGATTCAGCGAAACAGCCGGTCTATATCTGCGGCGGACGGCTGTATCGCCTCGACGCCGATGCGCTGGTCAGTACCGATCATCCGGCCGCAGAACCCTATGCCTGGCCGATTGCTCACGATGTCCGGCCCGCCAAGCAGGCCCTCGGTGCACTGGGCTGTGCAGACTGCCACACGACGGATTCACCGTTCTTTTTTACCCCTGTGCCGGCGGATTCCCCTATAGCCGGAATGGAGCGGTTTGTTCCAATGGTCCAACTGCAGGGATTGAGCCGCCTGTATGTCTGGGCGTTTAATTTCTCTTTTGTCTTTCGTCCCTGGATGAAAGCGATTTGTCTGGGTGCCTGCGGATTGGTCGGTTTGGTGCTTCTGGCTTATGCCATTAAGACGGCGGCTGTCTTGTCGGAAAAGGCCGTGGAGGAGCCAAAATGA
- a CDS encoding sodium/solute symporter (Members of the Solute:Sodium Symporter (SSS), TC 2.A.21 as described in tcdb.org, catalyze solute:Na+ symport. Known solutes for members of the family include sugars, amino acids, nucleosides, inositols, vitamins, urea or anions, depending on the system.) translates to MGILDVIVFVAFVVCVVGLGLYKSRHEKSGEDYFLAGRGLVWWLIGFSLIAANISSEQFVGMSGNAASHIGMAIASYEWMAAITLVVVAFGFLPYFLRAGIYTMPEFLEYRYNTAARTIMAVTTIFIYMLLLGAVTYSGALTINTMAEEMGMSFVPTVAQASLVIGIIAMLYVAAGGLKACAWADLIQGSALIVGGAVIMIFAFKMLGNVQEASYIEDVSTGAVGLKTFTGSEGVLERFVSLNKVRLNMFLPMSDATLPWTALLLGLWIPNFYYWGLNQYITQRTLGSASLAEGQKGIVFSAFMKLLIPFVIVIPGIIAFNLFAPDMKSKAAADNAPVLAKYKMANPNTQLVQVVSQPSPEVLAAPTQGAFLLAVFPSDSALKASRIKNPFVLPILKEKYDKLQVQPFTVFESDDKSWRTVFPALAAELDQYNAAVRESARASNAKITTEKFLGYKYDSALGQLLSKVLPKKSGLVGFVLAALLGAIVSSLAAMLNAASTIFTMDIYKKYLAPNASQEAVVKLGRICVVAFTAVAVFLAPQLGNPKISNSIFTIIQESQGFLSPGVLAVFVFGLVVRLAPAVCGVAGLVTNFIVYGGLKYVSTMDKLMENEVMAFLIGNFLNRMAISFILCLLVMALITAARPLAQPIEFRQNTTIQLHSSRGAAVAGVVVVVLTLLLYVIFSPLGLAR, encoded by the coding sequence ATGGGGATTCTGGATGTAATTGTTTTTGTTGCTTTTGTCGTCTGTGTCGTGGGGCTGGGGCTGTATAAAAGCCGCCATGAAAAGTCCGGCGAGGATTATTTTCTGGCCGGCCGTGGTCTGGTTTGGTGGCTGATCGGTTTTTCTCTGATTGCCGCCAATATTTCCTCCGAGCAGTTTGTCGGAATGAGCGGAAACGCCGCCAGCCATATCGGAATGGCCATCGCCAGTTATGAATGGATGGCGGCCATTACGCTGGTTGTAGTGGCCTTCGGATTCCTGCCTTACTTTCTGCGGGCGGGGATTTATACAATGCCGGAGTTCCTCGAATACCGCTATAACACGGCCGCCCGCACCATTATGGCTGTGACGACCATTTTTATTTACATGCTTCTGCTGGGGGCGGTGACCTATTCCGGGGCCCTGACCATCAATACGATGGCTGAAGAGATGGGAATGAGTTTTGTTCCGACTGTAGCACAGGCTTCTTTGGTTATCGGGATTATCGCGATGCTGTACGTGGCGGCCGGCGGACTGAAGGCCTGCGCCTGGGCCGACCTGATTCAGGGAAGTGCTCTGATTGTCGGCGGAGCGGTCATCATGATTTTCGCCTTTAAGATGCTCGGCAATGTTCAGGAGGCCTCCTATATCGAAGATGTAAGCACGGGAGCCGTCGGTCTGAAAACCTTTACGGGCAGTGAAGGAGTGCTGGAGCGGTTTGTATCTCTCAATAAGGTGCGGCTGAATATGTTCCTTCCGATGAGCGATGCGACCCTGCCCTGGACGGCGCTGCTGCTGGGGCTGTGGATTCCGAACTTTTATTACTGGGGTCTGAATCAGTATATTACCCAGAGAACGCTCGGTTCGGCTTCGCTGGCGGAAGGACAGAAAGGTATTGTCTTTTCGGCCTTTATGAAGCTGCTTATCCCCTTTGTCATTGTGATTCCCGGCATTATCGCCTTCAACCTGTTTGCACCGGATATGAAGTCCAAAGCGGCGGCGGACAATGCCCCGGTTCTGGCCAAATACAAAATGGCCAATCCGAACACACAGCTTGTGCAGGTTGTTTCGCAGCCGTCGCCGGAAGTGTTGGCCGCCCCGACGCAGGGGGCTTTTCTGCTGGCGGTCTTTCCGAGTGACTCGGCGCTGAAGGCAAGCCGAATCAAAAATCCGTTTGTCCTGCCGATTTTGAAAGAGAAGTACGACAAGCTCCAGGTTCAGCCCTTTACCGTGTTCGAATCGGATGACAAATCCTGGCGAACTGTTTTTCCGGCTCTGGCGGCGGAACTGGACCAGTACAATGCCGCGGTTCGCGAATCGGCCCGTGCTTCGAACGCCAAGATTACGACCGAGAAATTTCTCGGGTATAAGTATGACTCTGCTCTCGGCCAGCTGCTCAGCAAAGTGCTTCCGAAAAAGAGCGGTCTGGTCGGGTTTGTGCTGGCGGCTTTGTTGGGGGCGATTGTCAGCTCGCTGGCGGCGATGCTCAATGCCGCTTCCACCATTTTCACGATGGATATCTACAAGAAATATCTGGCCCCGAACGCCTCTCAGGAAGCCGTTGTGAAGCTCGGGCGCATCTGTGTGGTTGCGTTTACGGCTGTGGCAGTCTTTTTGGCCCCGCAGCTGGGCAACCCCAAAATCAGCAACAGCATCTTTACGATTATTCAGGAAAGCCAGGGCTTTCTGTCGCCGGGTGTGCTGGCGGTTTTTGTCTTCGGACTGGTGGTTCGCCTCGCTCCGGCTGTCTGCGGTGTGGCGGGGCTTGTGACCAACTTTATTGTGTACGGCGGGCTCAAATATGTTTCGACTATGGACAAACTGATGGAGAATGAAGTCATGGCCTTTTTAATCGGCAACTTCCTGAACCGCATGGCCATCAGTTTTATCCTTTGTCTTTTGGTCATGGCCCTGATTACGGCGGCCAGGCCGCTGGCTCAGCCTATCGAGTTTCGACAGAACACGACGATTCAGCTGCATTCCTCCCGCGGCGCAGCGGTCGCCGGGGTTGTCGTCGTGGTGCTTACGCTGCTTTTGTATGTGATTTTCAGTCCGCTCGGTTTAGCCAGGTGA
- a CDS encoding Gfo/Idh/MocA family oxidoreductase, which produces MVNVSNQSNSFSRRSFLKGAGVSALGFPWIATTPLFGRTAPSNRITLGFIGVGGMGMGNLRGFLNQPGVQAAAVCDADRRHLQEGLAEAGLDISCGTTDFRELLAREDIDAVVISTPDHWHVPMALAAVRAGKDVYCEKPLTLTIAEGRILSDAVQRYGRVFQTGSHQRSDVYFHRACQLVRNGRIGDLKKIYVEIPPNNRTCPPQWSPEPVPPELDYDLWLGPAPWAPYTTQRCHYTFRFISDYSGGQLTNWGSHQIDIAQWGHGTDYTGPVWVEGTGEFPKEGLFDTALFYDLVFTYADGVQLFCRTGNGTGSVLFEGTRGKIFVSRERLSSEPEHLVKSAVGKEPIQLYYSRDHRRNFLECIRSRKTTAAPAEIGHRTASICHMGNIAVRLGRPLRWDPVKEEFVGDEQANRLRFRPMRSPWNLV; this is translated from the coding sequence ATGGTGAACGTATCGAACCAGTCGAATTCATTCAGCCGGCGTTCCTTCCTGAAGGGCGCAGGGGTCTCTGCGCTGGGGTTCCCCTGGATTGCAACTACGCCTCTTTTCGGCAGGACGGCGCCGTCCAACCGCATCACGCTGGGCTTTATCGGAGTCGGCGGGATGGGGATGGGCAATCTGCGGGGATTTCTGAATCAGCCGGGCGTACAGGCTGCCGCCGTCTGTGATGCAGACCGCCGTCATCTGCAGGAGGGCCTTGCGGAAGCCGGGCTGGATATTTCCTGCGGCACAACGGATTTTCGTGAACTGCTGGCCCGGGAGGACATCGATGCCGTCGTTATTTCCACCCCCGACCACTGGCATGTGCCGATGGCGCTGGCGGCCGTGCGAGCGGGCAAAGATGTCTATTGTGAAAAACCGCTGACCCTGACGATTGCCGAAGGGCGGATTCTTTCCGATGCGGTTCAGCGGTACGGTCGGGTTTTTCAAACAGGTTCTCACCAGCGGTCAGATGTTTATTTTCATCGGGCCTGCCAGCTCGTACGAAACGGACGGATTGGAGATTTGAAAAAAATTTATGTCGAGATTCCTCCAAATAATCGCACCTGTCCGCCGCAGTGGTCGCCGGAGCCTGTTCCGCCGGAGCTGGATTATGACCTCTGGCTTGGGCCGGCCCCGTGGGCACCTTATACCACGCAGCGGTGCCACTACACCTTCCGCTTTATTTCTGATTATTCCGGCGGACAGCTGACCAATTGGGGGTCTCATCAGATTGACATTGCCCAGTGGGGACACGGGACGGACTATACCGGGCCGGTTTGGGTGGAAGGGACGGGAGAGTTCCCCAAAGAAGGGCTGTTCGACACAGCGCTGTTTTATGATTTGGTTTTTACTTATGCGGATGGTGTTCAGCTGTTCTGCCGAACAGGCAACGGGACCGGAAGCGTTCTGTTCGAAGGAACCCGAGGGAAGATTTTTGTCAGCCGCGAGCGGCTTTCTTCAGAGCCGGAACATCTTGTAAAATCTGCTGTTGGCAAAGAGCCGATTCAGCTGTATTATAGCCGTGATCACCGCCGCAATTTTCTGGAGTGCATTCGGAGTCGGAAAACAACGGCGGCGCCGGCTGAAATCGGGCATCGGACGGCCTCGATATGTCATATGGGGAATATTGCCGTCCGATTAGGCCGGCCTCTGCGATGGGACCCGGTAAAAGAAGAATTTGTTGGCGATGAACAGGCCAACCGCCTGCGGTTTCGGCCGATGCGTTCGCCGTGGAATCTGGTATAA
- a CDS encoding MFS transporter produces the protein MVQAVALCCVFGLGMCFSLLGSISVKLMPRVQMDAGKFGTLISGFMFACLVASLVVGVITDAIGYQWIAVLGFVLTAACIFILAFGKTYTAVLWPCLLLGFGAMALNTAGNVMAPQVLFDGKDPAAASNLANVFFGLGLFLTPLIVSFLFRTAGYEKAVSVLGVIVLLPVLIALAAKGYPASSAKLDIAAAVKLLGQPAVLTAAFVLFCYIALESSFCNWLPTFGKEVIQKENASIEAAAADAFGQQLLSIFAIAMMAGRLATGLLPARIDFDLTANGGWVIAAAALVAAIAIFLMMQCVQSLHARLLAALAGLAFAPCFPTTVGVSFSKFSPDIHGSLFGIIFAVGLAGAVIVPKAMGNVAKGASIQKSLKLLLPVCIVLIILALVLSKVKGSL, from the coding sequence ATGGTCCAGGCGGTTGCATTATGCTGTGTATTCGGATTAGGAATGTGCTTTTCGCTGCTGGGGTCGATCAGCGTCAAACTGATGCCGCGAGTCCAGATGGATGCAGGCAAATTCGGAACCCTGATTTCCGGATTCATGTTTGCCTGTCTGGTGGCTTCGCTGGTGGTCGGCGTAATAACGGATGCTATCGGCTATCAGTGGATTGCGGTGCTTGGGTTTGTTCTGACGGCGGCGTGCATTTTTATTCTGGCCTTTGGGAAAACCTATACCGCCGTTCTCTGGCCGTGTCTGCTGCTGGGATTTGGGGCGATGGCCCTGAATACAGCAGGAAATGTGATGGCGCCGCAGGTGCTTTTTGACGGCAAGGACCCTGCCGCGGCCAGCAATCTGGCCAACGTCTTTTTCGGTCTGGGGCTTTTCCTGACGCCGCTGATTGTCAGTTTCCTGTTTCGAACCGCCGGATACGAAAAGGCTGTGTCTGTGCTGGGGGTGATTGTTCTGCTTCCGGTGCTGATTGCACTGGCGGCCAAGGGATATCCGGCCAGCAGTGCCAAACTGGATATAGCGGCGGCGGTAAAACTGCTCGGCCAGCCGGCGGTTTTGACGGCCGCTTTTGTTCTGTTTTGCTATATTGCGCTGGAGTCCTCTTTCTGCAACTGGCTTCCTACCTTCGGCAAAGAGGTTATCCAAAAGGAAAACGCCTCGATCGAAGCCGCGGCCGCTGATGCGTTCGGCCAGCAGCTCCTGTCCATTTTTGCGATTGCGATGATGGCCGGCCGTTTGGCAACAGGGCTGCTGCCCGCTCGAATCGATTTTGATTTGACGGCCAACGGCGGATGGGTTATTGCCGCCGCCGCCCTTGTCGCGGCAATCGCCATTTTTCTGATGATGCAGTGTGTCCAATCGCTCCATGCGCGGCTTCTGGCGGCCCTGGCCGGACTGGCGTTTGCTCCGTGTTTTCCGACGACCGTCGGTGTGAGCTTCTCAAAGTTTTCGCCGGACATTCACGGCAGTCTGTTCGGCATCATCTTTGCGGTGGGGCTGGCCGGTGCCGTGATTGTTCCCAAAGCGATGGGCAATGTGGCCAAAGGCGCCTCCATTCAGAAAAGTCTGAAACTGCTGCTGCCTGTCTGCATCGTCTTGATTATCCTGGCTCTGGTTCTTTCCAAGGTCAAGGGCAGCCTGTAA
- a CDS encoding discoidin domain-containing protein: MKNLLILVGCLTAVFSLAGCQKKESPAPPTPAPSQPSANVALSEKPAESKPAVSASKEAEKLVPIPLTLPKPQFVGTPENITGVKNLEKPLGAPRPPFLAPEGTILISRGKPVTGSESEPILGSYAMITDGDKEANDGSLVELGPFTQWVQVDLEQEYELYAIVFWQYHKTERVYYDVIVQVSSDPDFITGVVTLFNNDDDNSSGLGVGKDKNFVGTAEGKLIDAKGTRARYVRIYSSGNNQNDMNHFIEIEVFGRSPR; encoded by the coding sequence ATGAAAAACCTTCTTATTCTTGTCGGGTGTTTAACGGCTGTGTTTTCCCTTGCGGGTTGTCAGAAAAAGGAATCCCCCGCTCCTCCAACACCGGCTCCGTCTCAGCCGTCTGCGAATGTGGCCTTATCTGAAAAACCGGCAGAATCGAAACCGGCTGTTTCGGCTTCAAAGGAGGCCGAAAAACTTGTGCCGATTCCCTTAACACTCCCTAAACCGCAATTTGTCGGTACGCCGGAGAATATTACGGGTGTGAAAAATCTCGAAAAACCGCTGGGGGCTCCACGTCCGCCGTTTTTGGCGCCGGAGGGCACAATTCTGATTTCCCGCGGCAAACCCGTCACCGGTTCTGAATCCGAGCCGATACTCGGTTCTTATGCGATGATTACGGACGGCGACAAGGAGGCCAATGACGGCAGTCTGGTCGAGTTGGGCCCATTCACCCAGTGGGTTCAGGTGGATTTGGAACAGGAATACGAACTCTACGCCATCGTTTTCTGGCAGTATCATAAGACCGAACGAGTCTATTATGATGTGATTGTCCAGGTCAGCAGCGACCCGGATTTCATTACGGGTGTGGTAACCCTGTTTAACAATGATGATGACAATTCCAGCGGTTTGGGCGTCGGGAAGGATAAGAACTTTGTCGGTACAGCGGAAGGCAAACTGATTGATGCCAAGGGCACCCGTGCCCGCTATGTACGGATTTACAGCAGCGGCAACAATCAGAACGATATGAATCATTTCATCGAGATAGAGGTCTTCGGCAGAAGTCCGCGATGA